In Nitrospirota bacterium, a genomic segment contains:
- a CDS encoding alanine--glyoxylate aminotransferase family protein: protein MAGKNFIPPHRLLLGPGPSMVHARVLRALSTPLLGHLDPAFLAIMDEIQALLRFVFQTKNRFTIAVSGTGSAGMEASIVNIVEPGDAVIVGVNGVFGTRWASIVERCGGKAIRVEAPWGQTIEPEAIELALRQSGPVKAVAIVQAETSTGVWQPLEPISQLCRKHGALFLVDAVTSLGGIPVDIDHHNIDVCYSATQKCLSCPPGLSPFTLSDRALAAIKARRTPCQSWYLDMALLADYWAEGTRAYHHTAPISMLYALREALRIVEEEGLPGRFVRHQRNSEALIAGLTELGLPPLPPIGHRLPTLTCVTIPPHIPESELRANLLSTYGIEIGGGLGPLKGKVWRIGLMGESSTEAHVLTLLNALETLFIRGGWLSTPGIALQAASRIYSSGI from the coding sequence ATGGCCGGCAAAAACTTTATTCCTCCGCACAGACTACTCCTTGGCCCCGGGCCAAGCATGGTGCATGCGCGAGTCCTGCGCGCGCTCTCAACTCCCCTGCTCGGCCATTTAGACCCGGCCTTTCTTGCAATCATGGACGAGATCCAAGCCCTGTTGCGCTTCGTCTTTCAGACGAAAAACCGTTTCACCATCGCAGTCTCCGGCACCGGCTCAGCCGGCATGGAAGCCTCGATCGTGAATATCGTTGAGCCGGGCGATGCGGTCATCGTCGGGGTCAACGGCGTATTCGGGACGAGGTGGGCCTCCATCGTCGAACGGTGCGGCGGAAAAGCGATTCGGGTGGAAGCCCCGTGGGGACAGACCATAGAGCCGGAGGCCATTGAACTGGCGTTGCGCCAATCAGGCCCGGTGAAGGCCGTGGCAATCGTGCAAGCCGAGACTTCGACCGGCGTCTGGCAACCGCTCGAGCCGATCTCCCAACTCTGCCGTAAACATGGCGCTCTCTTCCTCGTCGATGCCGTCACTTCTCTTGGAGGCATACCGGTCGACATCGATCACCACAACATCGATGTTTGCTACAGCGCCACGCAAAAATGTCTCAGCTGCCCGCCCGGTTTGTCTCCCTTCACCCTGAGCGATCGTGCGTTGGCTGCCATTAAAGCTCGACGGACCCCCTGCCAGAGTTGGTACCTGGATATGGCCTTGCTCGCGGACTACTGGGCTGAGGGAACCAGGGCCTATCACCACACAGCGCCGATCTCCATGCTCTACGCTCTACGGGAAGCCTTGCGAATCGTTGAAGAAGAGGGTTTGCCTGGCCGCTTCGTTCGCCATCAGCGCAACAGTGAAGCTTTGATCGCCGGCTTGACCGAACTCGGGCTTCCTCCCCTTCCCCCGATAGGACATCGGCTGCCAACCCTGACCTGTGTCACGATTCCTCCTCATATTCCTGAATCTGAATTGCGGGCGAATCTGCTCTCAACCTATGGCATTGAAATAGGCGGCGGGCTCGGCCCACTCAAGGGTAAGGTCTGGCGCATCGGCTTGATGGGTGAATCATCGACCGAGGCTCACGTCTTGACCTTGCTCAATGCGTTGGAAACATTGTTTATACGCGGCGGCTGGCTTTCCACTCCGGGTATTGCGCTCCAGGCTGCCTCACGGATCTATAGCAGCGGGATATGA
- a CDS encoding amidohydrolase family protein, producing the protein MMKSLTIRSVRVVDGTGRTIDRATVVIRGDRIAAVGPDRDLSLPRGTTKIDGRGLTLLPGLIDCHVHLCLGAEPDVVDAITKETSSFTLLKSSRAARQTLEAGFTTVRDVGSRDHSIFTLQEAIGRGLVPGPRIVAAGLAICMVGGHARFIGQEVEGVQQVRAVVRAQIAAGASVIKVIASGGVLTPGTSPDQAQMTVEELQAAVEEAQRAGRKVAAHAHGSSGMKNAVRAGVHSIEHATLMDQEAAAMMKEQGVFMVPTLSALATTAACRPGCGVPESALDKAKAMTKRHTVSFKNALRDGIQIAMGTDAGTPFNFHGENAQELERMVAFGMSPMQAILASTSAAARLIGIQDQVGTIEKGKLADLLLFEGNPLRSIAQLRDRSRIVGVMQAGEFVAGPLSRT; encoded by the coding sequence ATGATGAAGTCCTTGACCATTCGCTCAGTTCGCGTCGTCGACGGGACCGGTCGGACGATCGACCGGGCCACGGTCGTCATTCGCGGCGACAGGATTGCCGCGGTCGGACCGGATCGAGACCTTTCTCTCCCACGGGGAACGACCAAGATCGATGGCCGAGGACTCACCCTCTTACCGGGCTTGATCGACTGTCACGTGCATCTCTGCCTGGGAGCCGAACCGGATGTCGTCGACGCAATCACCAAAGAAACGTCCTCTTTCACCTTGCTCAAGTCGAGCAGGGCTGCGCGACAGACCTTGGAGGCAGGCTTCACGACGGTGCGCGACGTAGGATCCCGAGACCACTCGATTTTTACGTTGCAAGAGGCGATCGGCAGGGGTCTCGTTCCCGGACCTCGTATTGTTGCGGCAGGCTTGGCGATTTGCATGGTCGGCGGCCACGCGCGATTTATCGGCCAAGAAGTGGAAGGAGTCCAACAAGTACGAGCTGTCGTGCGAGCGCAGATCGCCGCCGGGGCTTCTGTCATCAAAGTAATTGCATCTGGTGGCGTCCTGACACCAGGCACCTCGCCGGATCAGGCGCAAATGACGGTGGAAGAACTTCAGGCTGCTGTGGAAGAAGCACAACGAGCCGGACGAAAAGTTGCCGCCCATGCCCATGGATCCTCGGGGATGAAAAATGCTGTCCGTGCAGGAGTGCACTCGATCGAGCATGCCACCCTTATGGACCAGGAGGCCGCGGCCATGATGAAAGAGCAGGGTGTCTTCATGGTGCCGACCCTCTCTGCTCTCGCCACCACCGCCGCCTGCCGACCAGGGTGCGGTGTGCCGGAAAGCGCTTTGGACAAGGCCAAGGCGATGACGAAACGTCATACCGTGAGCTTTAAGAACGCCCTGCGGGATGGTATCCAGATTGCGATGGGGACGGACGCCGGAACGCCCTTTAATTTTCACGGTGAGAACGCTCAGGAACTCGAGCGGATGGTCGCCTTCGGGATGAGCCCGATGCAGGCAATTCTCGCATCAACCTCAGCTGCCGCACGTTTGATCGGGATTCAGGACCAGGTGGGAACCATCGAGAAGGGGAAACTGGCAGACCTACTGTTGTTCGAAGGCAATCCGCTCCGGAGTATCGCGCAGCTCCGTGATCGCAGCAGGATCGTCGGGGTCATGCAGGCGGGAGAGTTTGTCGCGGGGCCGCTTTCAAGAACGTGA
- a CDS encoding MFS transporter, whose product MTTSPRSTLRQIPAGVWVLGFVSMLMDISSEMIHSLLPLFMVTILGASALAVGLVEGLGESTALIVKVFSGTISDYLGKRKGLAVLGYTIGALSKPLFAAASMTGVVLTARVLDRIGKGIRGAPRDALVADIVPAHLRGAAFGLRQSLDTVGAFIGPLLAVGVMLLWANDFRAVFWVAVIPGLMAVALLVFGLREPEHHQGGQRVNPLRRENIKRLGRSYWWVVGVGAVFTLARFSEAFLVLRAQQSGISLALVPLVMVAMNLVYALSAYPFGKLSDRMSHTKLLALGFIVLIAADLVLATSGHWGVVLAGVALWGIHMGMTQGLFAAMIANTAPPDLRGTAYGFFNLVSGLAMLLASVLAGLLWDHLGASFTFYVGAAFCAVSLVGLAWGKKSSRALGSAF is encoded by the coding sequence ATGACCACATCTCCAAGGAGCACTCTTCGACAAATTCCGGCAGGAGTATGGGTACTCGGCTTTGTCAGTATGCTCATGGACATTTCTTCGGAGATGATTCACAGCCTGCTGCCGCTGTTCATGGTCACCATCCTTGGCGCTAGCGCTTTAGCAGTCGGCTTGGTGGAAGGGCTGGGTGAATCCACGGCTCTAATCGTCAAGGTGTTTTCAGGCACCATCAGCGATTATCTGGGCAAGCGCAAGGGCTTGGCCGTACTTGGCTATACCATCGGCGCGCTCAGCAAACCGCTCTTCGCCGCAGCCTCCATGACGGGCGTCGTGCTGACCGCTCGAGTGCTGGATCGGATTGGCAAAGGGATAAGAGGTGCGCCGCGCGATGCCTTGGTCGCGGACATTGTGCCGGCACACTTGCGCGGTGCCGCGTTCGGCTTGCGCCAGTCCCTCGATACCGTTGGGGCCTTTATCGGACCACTGTTGGCCGTTGGCGTCATGCTGCTCTGGGCCAACGATTTCCGCGCGGTGTTCTGGGTGGCGGTGATTCCCGGCTTGATGGCAGTCGCGCTGTTGGTGTTCGGCCTACGTGAGCCAGAACATCATCAGGGGGGTCAGCGCGTCAATCCGCTTCGGCGGGAAAACATCAAACGCCTTGGCCGCTCGTATTGGTGGGTGGTAGGCGTCGGTGCGGTGTTCACCCTGGCTCGGTTCAGCGAGGCGTTTCTGGTGCTGCGTGCTCAGCAGAGCGGCATATCACTTGCCTTAGTGCCGCTGGTGATGGTCGCCATGAACTTGGTCTATGCGCTATCGGCGTATCCCTTTGGCAAGCTCTCCGACCGAATGAGCCATACCAAGCTGTTGGCGCTTGGCTTCATCGTGTTGATCGCGGCCGATCTAGTGTTGGCGACAAGCGGGCATTGGGGTGTCGTATTGGCAGGCGTCGCGCTATGGGGCATCCACATGGGCATGACGCAGGGTTTGTTCGCAGCCATGATTGCCAATACCGCACCGCCCGATCTGCGCGGCACGGCATATGGATTTTTTAACCTGGTCAGTGGACTGGCGATGCTACTGGCGAGCGTGTTGGCTGGCTTGCTCTGGGATCACCTTGGGGCATCGTTCACCTTCTATGTCGGCGCCGCTTTTTGCGCGGTTTCGCTCGTGGGTCTGGCGTGGGGCAAAAAATCTTCGCGTGCTTTAGGTTCCGCTTTCTGA
- a CDS encoding plasmid pRiA4b ORF-3 family protein yields MVVSGRQVFRFRITLHDIAPQVWREVEVPASYSLWDLHVAIQDAMGWDDRHLHVFRFPRSQARAVELGIPDPDLPVGEDSVLPDWEHTILEFFPEAGATGMYEYDFGDGWEHDVRLEAIVPRTKGVKYPRCTGGERACPPEDCGGPHGYSELLEILFDPQHEEFERTRTWVGSGFDPERFRTSTVRFSNPTARWKRAFGP; encoded by the coding sequence ATGGTGGTGAGCGGCAGGCAGGTGTTCCGCTTCCGCATTACGCTACACGACATCGCGCCCCAGGTGTGGCGTGAAGTCGAGGTCCCTGCCAGCTACAGTCTCTGGGATCTGCATGTAGCTATTCAGGACGCCATGGGGTGGGACGACCGCCATCTCCACGTCTTTCGTTTCCCGCGATCGCAGGCGAGGGCTGTCGAGCTCGGGATCCCTGACCCCGACTTGCCCGTTGGTGAGGATTCGGTGCTGCCGGACTGGGAGCACACCATCTTGGAGTTCTTTCCCGAGGCAGGCGCTACCGGCATGTACGAGTACGATTTCGGCGACGGCTGGGAGCACGACGTCCGACTTGAGGCAATTGTTCCGCGGACGAAGGGCGTCAAGTATCCTCGTTGCACCGGCGGAGAGCGAGCGTGCCCACCTGAGGATTGCGGCGGTCCTCATGGCTATTCAGAGTTGCTGGAGATTCTGTTCGACCCGCAGCATGAGGAGTTCGAGCGCACGCGAACCTGGGTCGGCAGTGGTTTCGATCCCGAGCGATTCAGGACGTCTACGGTCAGGTTCTCGAACCCTACCGCTCGCTGGAAGCGCGCATTCGGGCCATGA
- a CDS encoding DnaJ domain-containing protein gives MGRIDFYRVLGVSRDASDDAIKKAYRKLVFQHHPDRNPDSAQAEAKIRELNAAYEVVGDPDKRRTYDRLTWGDETERDEAADPAVIVDEMEQKLFDEGRKEVFAVLMKDVKRVKAELAVIRERTVADQGYDTFKEEIIRERASEVMEELATAEMEGRKERLLEVATEMLLSQGVAKRGDESGVRFIRGRLEEVFRQGRMKGFSAALELFYERR, from the coding sequence ATGGGACGTATCGATTTCTACCGGGTGCTGGGGGTCTCGCGCGATGCGTCCGACGACGCAATCAAGAAGGCCTACCGGAAGCTGGTCTTTCAGCACCATCCTGACCGTAACCCCGATAGCGCTCAGGCCGAAGCGAAAATCCGTGAACTGAATGCAGCTTACGAGGTCGTCGGCGATCCGGACAAACGGCGGACCTATGACCGGCTCACTTGGGGAGATGAAACTGAGCGGGATGAAGCAGCCGATCCAGCCGTCATTGTCGACGAGATGGAGCAGAAACTGTTCGATGAGGGGCGCAAGGAAGTGTTCGCAGTCTTGATGAAAGATGTGAAGCGGGTCAAGGCAGAACTCGCCGTGATTCGCGAGCGAACCGTGGCGGATCAAGGGTACGATACATTTAAAGAAGAGATCATTCGGGAGCGGGCATCGGAGGTGATGGAGGAGCTGGCGACCGCTGAGATGGAGGGACGCAAGGAGCGGCTCCTTGAAGTGGCGACGGAGATGCTGCTGTCCCAAGGCGTGGCGAAACGGGGCGATGAGAGTGGCGTGAGGTTTATACGAGGTCGGCTGGAAGAGGTGTTTCGCCAGGGACGGATGAAGGGCTTCTCGGCCGCGCTGGAGTTGTTCTATGAAAGACGTTAA
- a CDS encoding CCA tRNA nucleotidyltransferase produces MRSRSKQVISLNRLPAGHLRLLRQIGWLADERSLSVYLVGGVVRDLLLKRGNWDLDLTVEGDGIAFARLVASRYGAGLAVFERFATARLTFPNGLKMDIATTRRESYAQPALLPTVQHSSIKEDLSRRDFTINAIAVQLNQRQFGLVLDPYEGQRDLRARTIRVLHAGSFLDDPTRIFRAIRFEQRFGFHLERTTARLLAQAVSTNLIQRLSGPRLRNEILLLFAEGDPVRAIARLEQLKLLRFLHRRLRYTTKVKRTVTAVPKALAWWVSRFQDSAIDRPILYLMGLSGESSPLVVATMIRRLALSREQARNVTVGGRRIDRARKRLTDARAIRPSQVYRLLAEFSDEALVLLLARQVAMRHDVRLTLLKRHLVAYTKSRTVKSSLTGRDLQSMGLKPGPQYKTILGKLLGARIDGVITTEAEERAFVKKRFG; encoded by the coding sequence ATGAGGAGCCGGAGCAAGCAGGTCATTTCACTCAACCGATTGCCTGCGGGCCATCTCCGGCTATTGAGGCAAATCGGCTGGCTCGCAGACGAGCGAAGCCTGTCCGTCTATCTTGTCGGCGGAGTGGTGCGCGATCTCTTGCTGAAGCGGGGGAATTGGGATCTTGATCTTACTGTGGAGGGAGATGGAATCGCCTTCGCGAGGCTGGTGGCAAGCCGGTACGGGGCCGGGCTGGCGGTATTTGAGCGGTTTGCAACGGCGCGGCTTACGTTTCCAAATGGCCTCAAGATGGATATCGCGACGACTAGGCGAGAGTCCTACGCGCAGCCAGCCCTCCTGCCGACGGTTCAGCATTCGTCGATTAAAGAGGATCTCTCTCGGCGGGATTTCACGATCAATGCCATCGCGGTGCAACTCAACCAGCGGCAGTTCGGTCTGGTGCTCGATCCCTACGAAGGGCAACGCGATCTGCGGGCTCGCACCATTCGTGTACTGCACGCAGGCAGTTTCCTGGACGATCCCACGCGCATCTTCAGAGCGATCCGGTTCGAACAACGGTTCGGCTTCCACCTTGAGCGCACCACAGCGCGCCTACTCGCTCAAGCGGTCTCTACAAATTTGATCCAGCGACTCTCCGGCCCTCGATTGCGGAACGAAATCCTGTTGTTGTTCGCCGAGGGAGATCCTGTACGCGCGATTGCGCGACTAGAGCAGCTGAAATTGCTTCGCTTCCTCCATCGCCGTCTGCGCTACACGACGAAGGTGAAGCGAACGGTCACTGCCGTTCCAAAGGCACTCGCCTGGTGGGTGAGCCGATTCCAGGACTCTGCGATCGACAGGCCGATCCTGTATCTGATGGGCTTGTCGGGTGAGTCCAGCCCACTCGTGGTCGCCACGATGATCCGGCGGCTTGCGCTGTCACGAGAACAGGCCAGGAACGTGACGGTCGGAGGAAGGCGGATCGATCGCGCAAGGAAGAGACTTACCGATGCAAGGGCGATACGACCATCGCAGGTGTATCGCCTCTTGGCAGAATTCTCGGACGAGGCCCTCGTGCTGCTTCTCGCAAGGCAAGTCGCGATGCGACACGACGTGCGGCTAACTCTGCTGAAACGACATCTTGTTGCATACACGAAGAGCAGAACGGTCAAGTCATCACTGACGGGGCGGGATCTTCAGTCTATGGGGTTGAAACCAGGACCGCAGTACAAAACCATCTTGGGGAAATTATTGGGCGCGCGCATCGATGGCGTGATCACAACCGAGGCGGAGGAGCGCGCTTTTGTTAAGAAACGGTTCGGTTAG
- a CDS encoding isoamylase early set domain-containing protein yields the protein MGTLSCMVTLSACFSRFMCVVTAAYMIVGLSACAKTIQKPELPKPVAGGVRFVLLAPEAKKVALVGSFNGWAEEAIKMKMRDGTGFWSVDVPLKVGEYTFMYLVDGTRWVTPPAAEDFVTDGFGQTNGVVIVH from the coding sequence TTGGGTACTCTTTCGTGCATGGTGACACTGTCCGCATGCTTCAGCCGCTTCATGTGCGTCGTCACGGCCGCATACATGATCGTCGGTCTGTCGGCCTGCGCGAAGACGATACAAAAGCCGGAGTTGCCGAAGCCTGTTGCCGGTGGTGTGCGATTCGTGCTGTTGGCGCCGGAAGCCAAGAAGGTGGCGCTGGTGGGTTCCTTTAACGGGTGGGCCGAAGAGGCAATCAAGATGAAGATGAGGGATGGAACAGGTTTCTGGTCGGTGGATGTGCCGTTGAAAGTTGGAGAATATACCTTCATGTATCTGGTTGATGGGACAAGGTGGGTGACGCCTCCCGCGGCTGAAGATTTTGTGACGGACGGATTCGGACAAACGAACGGAGTTGTGATCGTCCACTAA
- a CDS encoding isoamylase early set domain-containing protein: MDDQDLLIQRFLDQDLAPEERVRFLETVDADPRLRRQWLNLEMVLSEAARLPKIAPSSQFTAGVLAKLDKMPKGFFDRMAELFTVPRTLEWNLTGALATACVALVAVWALVQIRPERIVEVPVAATPAQTVSLGSGQETKVYVRLVLLQPEARSVSVAGDFNGWNPAQTKLERSEGGMWTATIALKPGRYQYMFVIDGKQWIADPLAEEGAGDGFGAQNAVLDVAI; this comes from the coding sequence ATGGATGACCAGGATCTCTTGATACAACGGTTTCTCGATCAGGATTTGGCGCCCGAGGAGCGAGTACGGTTCCTCGAAACCGTCGATGCTGATCCCCGGTTGCGCCGACAGTGGTTGAATCTTGAAATGGTCCTGTCGGAGGCAGCACGGCTTCCCAAGATCGCACCGTCGAGCCAATTTACCGCAGGGGTGCTGGCCAAGCTCGATAAGATGCCGAAGGGGTTCTTCGACCGGATGGCGGAACTCTTTACTGTACCCCGCACGTTGGAATGGAACTTGACCGGAGCGCTGGCGACTGCCTGTGTCGCCCTCGTGGCTGTCTGGGCCTTGGTGCAGATAAGGCCGGAGCGTATCGTCGAAGTACCGGTGGCTGCAACGCCTGCGCAGACAGTCTCGCTCGGCAGTGGGCAAGAGACGAAGGTATACGTGCGTCTGGTGCTCTTACAGCCTGAGGCTCGTTCTGTCTCGGTCGCCGGAGATTTCAATGGCTGGAATCCTGCCCAGACCAAGTTGGAGCGATCCGAAGGCGGTATGTGGACTGCGACGATCGCCCTGAAGCCGGGCCGGTATCAGTACATGTTCGTGATTGACGGTAAACAGTGGATCGCCGATCCCTTGGCGGAGGAAGGAGCAGGTGATGGATTTGGAGCACAGAATGCGGTGCTCGATGTCGCCATCTGA
- a CDS encoding sigma-70 family RNA polymerase sigma factor, with protein MPLEPQGGVDEARLIARSLKQDHEAFGQLVDRYATVTINLAYRMVGNRTDAEDLAQETFIAAFKALPTFRADAKFSTWLYRIAANKCKDWLRAKRPEQLDVEVDTVADKQVVEARTPERILSQQQVADHLDRAIQRLPPLYREAFILKHVEGLSYEEMEEILGVNGDTLKMRVYKGRVQLSRELAEFNDSRPPVAR; from the coding sequence ATGCCGCTTGAGCCACAGGGAGGGGTTGATGAGGCCAGACTCATCGCCCGCAGCCTGAAACAGGATCACGAAGCCTTTGGGCAGCTGGTCGATCGTTATGCCACTGTGACGATTAATCTGGCCTATCGGATGGTGGGGAATCGGACCGATGCGGAGGATCTTGCGCAAGAGACTTTCATCGCGGCATTCAAGGCCCTTCCGACATTTCGAGCCGATGCGAAGTTTTCGACCTGGCTCTATCGGATTGCGGCGAACAAGTGTAAAGATTGGCTCCGTGCCAAACGGCCTGAGCAGCTCGATGTCGAGGTGGACACGGTGGCGGATAAGCAGGTAGTGGAGGCCAGGACCCCGGAGCGGATTCTTTCGCAGCAGCAGGTGGCTGATCATCTGGACCGGGCAATCCAGCGGTTGCCGCCCCTCTACCGGGAGGCATTTATCTTAAAGCACGTCGAAGGACTCAGTTACGAAGAGATGGAAGAGATTCTTGGGGTAAACGGGGATACATTGAAGATGCGGGTCTACAAGGGGCGGGTGCAATTGAGCCGCGAGTTGGCGGAGTTCAACGACAGTCGGCCTCCTGTGGCGAGGTGA
- a CDS encoding transporter, with amino-acid sequence MYAPISVRRFFRDGDVAVVIPFVTATTDGQTTFVGGNPVQIQGSGSNSGPGNQNNNTCSNSGPGNNNNNPACTGGLTTRVQGNDVTTSGIGDIIIRGRYYVLEERDYLPLVALTGRLKIPTASASQGLGTGKMDEGVGAEVSKLLGEKWLTFLDGGFNVIGRPEGLELRNQWWYDVGAGYYWTKNLLTSVYFEEYRSLVSGRQNIRDFYFAGNYKASDAWRYNAGVTVGVSNGAPDYAFTLGTSYRF; translated from the coding sequence TTGTATGCACCTATTTCTGTGCGGAGGTTCTTTCGCGATGGCGATGTGGCGGTGGTGATTCCGTTTGTGACAGCGACGACCGATGGGCAAACCACGTTCGTTGGAGGGAACCCAGTTCAGATCCAAGGTAGCGGTAGTAATAGCGGACCGGGAAATCAAAATAACAACACATGTTCTAATAGTGGCCCTGGAAATAATAACAATAATCCTGCATGCACTGGAGGGCTGACGACTCGTGTGCAAGGCAATGATGTGACGACTTCCGGAATCGGAGACATCATCATCAGGGGGCGCTACTACGTTCTTGAAGAGAGAGACTATCTCCCGTTAGTCGCCCTTACCGGTCGCCTGAAAATTCCTACAGCGAGTGCGAGTCAGGGATTGGGCACCGGAAAAATGGACGAAGGGGTCGGAGCGGAAGTGTCCAAGTTGTTGGGTGAGAAATGGCTCACGTTTCTCGACGGAGGCTTTAACGTTATTGGACGGCCCGAGGGGCTGGAGCTGCGGAACCAGTGGTGGTATGACGTGGGGGCTGGGTACTATTGGACGAAAAACCTGCTCACCAGCGTCTACTTCGAAGAGTACCGGTCGCTCGTGTCCGGACGGCAGAACATCCGCGACTTCTATTTTGCCGGCAACTACAAGGCCTCTGATGCCTGGCGGTACAATGCCGGGGTGACAGTCGGGGTGTCCAACGGAGCGCCGGATTATGCGTTCACATTGGGAACCAGCTATCGCTTCTAA
- a CDS encoding PilZ domain-containing protein — protein MTQTGWDWPITDSQRSHSARATLLRPIPYEMTIQGETPAASTHRGELLSLNISNGGMLVLMDQAPAIEQVMKVHMPTPINMAEVPTLAEVCWTKPLPFGKSDGEGAVFVGLKFIF, from the coding sequence ATGACACAGACAGGCTGGGACTGGCCGATCACAGATAGTCAGAGAAGTCACAGCGCGCGGGCGACGTTGTTGAGGCCGATACCATACGAGATGACGATACAGGGAGAAACCCCGGCTGCGTCGACCCACAGAGGGGAATTGCTCTCTCTGAACATCAGCAATGGAGGAATGCTGGTCTTGATGGATCAGGCCCCGGCGATCGAACAAGTGATGAAGGTCCATATGCCGACGCCCATCAACATGGCAGAAGTTCCGACCCTCGCTGAAGTGTGTTGGACAAAACCGTTACCGTTCGGCAAATCCGATGGCGAGGGCGCGGTTTTTGTCGGGCTCAAGTTCATATTTTAG
- a CDS encoding DUF3047 domain-containing protein, protein MTYPPSSQKWIERRVWKFVLIALGLLIAPIAARAESPSVIDVAKFSSGMVGQTVPEGWKPLTFKKIPKQTVYELVKDGDAVVVKAVSEASASGLIKAVNIDPKEYPIVRWRWKIENILKHNDVTRKDGDDFPARLYITFAYDPDKVSFGKKLKFKAGQAIFGDIPIGALNYIWDTHAPVGAIVENAYTDFAQMVVVESGAQKVGLWVSEERNIYEDYKRAFGEEPPLMNGVAIMTDTDNTKERATAYYGDIQFVSVGK, encoded by the coding sequence ATGACCTATCCTCCCTCATCGCAAAAGTGGATAGAAAGAAGGGTGTGGAAATTCGTGCTGATTGCGTTGGGGCTACTCATTGCACCCATAGCTGCCAGGGCTGAGTCTCCGTCGGTGATCGACGTTGCGAAGTTTTCGAGCGGGATGGTCGGGCAGACTGTCCCGGAAGGTTGGAAGCCGCTCACGTTTAAGAAGATTCCGAAACAGACGGTGTATGAATTAGTCAAGGATGGAGACGCAGTCGTCGTCAAGGCCGTGAGCGAGGCCTCCGCTTCCGGCCTCATCAAAGCAGTCAACATCGATCCAAAGGAATACCCGATTGTGCGGTGGCGATGGAAGATCGAGAATATTCTGAAACACAACGACGTGACCAGGAAAGACGGCGATGATTTTCCAGCGAGGCTCTATATTACCTTCGCCTACGATCCGGACAAAGTCAGTTTCGGCAAGAAGCTCAAGTTCAAAGCCGGTCAAGCGATCTTTGGCGACATTCCGATCGGGGCGTTGAATTACATTTGGGACACGCACGCGCCGGTCGGGGCGATTGTTGAGAATGCCTATACCGATTTTGCGCAGATGGTTGTGGTGGAGAGTGGAGCCCAGAAGGTGGGTCTCTGGGTGAGTGAAGAACGGAACATCTATGAAGATTACAAGAGGGCATTCGGCGAAGAACCACCGTTGATGAACGGCGTCGCCATCATGACCGACACGGACAACACGAAGGAACGGGCCACTGCCTATTATGGCGACATCCAGTTTGTTTCGGTTGGGAAATAG